GCATACTGCCAGGCGTCGTCGTAATCCTGGACTTCGGTGCGCGTTCCCAACGGACTATCATTCTCGATCACCAGCTGGTCGAAGCTGCTCCACTTGACCAGAGCCGCTCCGGCCATCAGCGTCCAGCGGTCGTTGACATCATGCGTTACCGAGAAGTCGATGGTTTCCGGCAGCGTGATATCCAGCGATGCATCGTAGCTGGCATTGGGCAAGGTAATACCATTACCGACATAGACGTTACGAGTGTCAAAATCGCCCTCCAATTCGTAATCCACATCAGAGCGGTAGGTAATGCCGAAGGTAGTCGACTCGACCGGCTTGTACATTAAACCAAAAGTAAAACCGTAGGCTTCATCGTCGCCCTGAACGTTGACACTACCGTCACCCGAAGCTCCCAAGGTAGCTTTTTCCAACTCTCCTTTAATGCGGTTGTAGGTGATCCCGAAACCGGCCGAGAACTGACTATTGAACTTGATCGACAACGTCGGCTGAACCGTGATGACCGAGACATCGCTGTAGTTGCCGAAGTAGCGTCCCTCGAAACCATCCTCGTAGTCGGTGATCACCCCAAACGGCGCATAGACGCCCAGACCGAAGTGAAGGTTATCGTTGATCGGCTGTACAAAGTAGCCGAAGGGCACGGTTTTGCCAGGTACCATGTCGCCCTCGTTACTTCCAGGGAAGGTACCGCTGGCGTTGTTGATCTCACTCTCGACGTCAAGATAGGTTGCCCCGGCGGTGACCTGGGCACGATCCAGGAACGACATGCCCGCCGGATTGCCGAAAACAATCGAGGCATCGGTGACGTTCGAGCTGCGCCCGGCAAATGCCGTGCCCTGCGAACTGACGCTCTGCTCGTTCAACTGAAAGCCACCGGCCATGGCCTGGCTAGAAACCAGCGCCGCCGAGGCAGCGGCAATCGCGATGGTGAGCTTGTTGATCTTGTTGTGCATGATGATCCGTTCCCTATTCTTAAGCTGGCGTGATGATGGGCTTGCCCCTACCAGATAATGGCAGTCCTAGTCGTTTTGGCTGATCGATGAAACCAAGTCAAGAACAAACGACCGTTTCAATTGCCTGCAACACCTATCCATTGGTCGAAGACGATGCGTACCCTTCTCGCCAGGCCCCGCGCCATGCTGGATAGCGCGGAATCGCTATGTTGCGCTTGGCCGTTTTACCAATCCCTCGACCCGACCCTTTATCCATGTATGATCCTCAGGTTATAGATTCCTTGCCAAGAGCCTGCCCAGGAGGCGCCATGAAAGTCATCGAACTGGCCCGCAGCGCCGGCGTCACCGCCGAAACGGTGCGCCATTACACCCGCGAAGGCCTGCTTCATCCCGAACGTGATCCGCGCAACGGTTACCAGTGTTACGGCAACGACTCGCTGACCCGGCTGCGCTTCATTCAGCGTGCCCGCACGCTGGGCTTCAGCCTCAGGGAGATCGGCGAGATCCTCGGTCACGCCGACCACGGCGATTCGCCGTGTCCCATGGTGCGCGACCTGCTCGCCGCGCGTCTGCCCGAGATCCAGCAGCGCATCAGCGAACTCGAGCAATTGGCCGCGCGCATGGGAAGCGCGTTGAACAGCTGGGCCGAAATGCCCGATGGCGTGCCCGACGGCAATACCATCTGCCAGCTGATCGAGCACTGGAACCAACCGTGCCAATCCGCAAACAGCGTTCATGAGCGAGATCGTTCAACACCGCGCCACCACCTGGCCGCTGACCCCGGCGGCCTGACCTACGGCGGCTGACCAGCCCATCGTTCGTTAGCGCCTCATGGCTTCGGCATTGCTATGCTGAGTCGAATACCGCCATTTCCGGAGAGCCCATGCCGACCCTCAACGGCGTCCTCGAGACGGCGCTGTATGTCGCCGACATGCCGCGTGCCCGCGACTTTTTCGAAACGGTGCTGGGACTCGCGCCGTTCACCGCCGATCATCGCTTCACCGCCTACGATGTCGGCAACCGGACGGTACTGCTGCTGTTCTTGCACGGCGAGACCGGGCAGACCGTCATCCTGCCGGACGCGATGGGTACCATTCCGCCCCACGACGGCGCTGGGCGCAGCCATATGGCGCTGGCCATCGACGCCGACCAGCTCGGCGCCTGGCAAGCGCGGCTCGCCGAACACACGGTAGAAATCGAGGGGCGCACCCACTGGCCGCGTGGCGGCGAGAGCCTCTACTTTCGCGACCCCGACGGCCATCTGCTGGAATTGGCCACGCCCGGCGTGTGGCCGAGTTATTGAAGACAATTACTAAAGCGGCGGCGGGACGCTGTATTTACGTTACGAGCGAAGAGAAGCTGGTCGCCGCAGGAACACAGCTACCGCAGTTGACTTGCTGCTCAATGAGGATGCGACGGTCCGACGCTTCGGTACCTCCGGCGGCCAGCCTATCGAGCGCAATAGTAAATTCAGTGTACCGGCTCGGCATGCTCGATCATCAGTTGAAGCGACTCCCGCCCCTTCCAGCGATTGCGCGAGAGCTTGTAGGCGCAGCGCAGCCGTGCACCGAGATCGAAGGCCGGCAATTCGCCCGGCGTCAGGGCGCGAAACCAGATCGCCCGCACGCTGGCCTGGCCCTGGCTCAAGGTCAGCATCACGTGGCTGCCATCGGCGCCGACCACCCGCAGGCCGTCGACCAGAAACTCGCCATCGAACAGCGGCGCGTCGAACTCGCGACCGAACGGCGCCAGCCGCTCGAGCTCGTCGAGGGTGGTCAGGCACAGCTGCGCCGCCAGCAGCTCGCCGTCGGTATACACGCAAGGGTACAGCTCGCACTCGCCGAGCTGTTCGTCGGCTGCCTGACGCAGCGCCGCGGCAAACTCCTCGAGCCGTTCGCGGGGCACGCCGACACCCGCCGCGCCGCGATGGCCGCCGAAGCGCGGCAGCGCCTGCGGCGCCAGCTCGTAGGCGCGCTGCAGCGCATCGCGCAGGTGCAGGCCGTCGATCGAGCGCCCCGAGCCGGTGAGCATGCCCGGCGTGACCGCCGGAGTCAGCACCAGCGCCGGCCGCCCGAAGGCCTGGACCAGCCTAGATGCGACGATGCCCTGCACCCCGGCATGGCCCTGATCGAGATGCACGATCACCACCCGAGCGCCTTCGGCGAGCTGGGCCATCGCCCGTTCGCGGGCCAGCTCGGTCATTTCGGCCTCGATCGCCTTGCGCGACTGGTTGTCGGCATCGAGCACTTCGAGATGCTCGCGCGCGCTGGCGTCGTCGGCGGCCAACATGAAGTGCAACGCTGCATAGGGGTCGTCGAGCCGCGAGCGGGCGTTGATCCGCGGGCCCATCTGGAAGGCCAGCGTCTCGGCGTCGAACGGCGTGCTGTCGGCGCCCAGGCGCTCGGCCATCACCCGCCAGCAGGGCGACTGCATGCGATTGATCAGCGTCAGCCCCTGGGTCACCACCGCGCGGTTGATGGCGCTGCCGCCCAGCGAGACGCAGTCGGCGACGGTGCCCAGCGCCACGTAGGACAGCCACGGCGACAGCTTGGGCGTCGACGGCGAGGCATGGCCGATCTCGATCAGCACCGCGCGGCTCAGCGACATCAATAGCCAAGCGACCATGCAGCCGGCGATGGTCGGATCGGGGAAGCCGCAGTCCTCGCGGGTCGGGTTGATGGTGGCGTAGGCCGAGGCCGGCGGCCCCTCCACCGGCAGGGCATGATGGTCGCTGACGATGACGTCGATGCCGGCCTCGCGCAGCCGGGCGATGCGCGGCTCGTCGGAAGAGCCACAGTCGGCGGTGATGATCACGCTGGGCCGCGGCGACAGTGCCAGCGCCCGCTCGACCAGCGGCAGGCTGATGCCGTAGCCATCAAAGATGCGATGGCCGATCAGGCTGTGCAGCTTGCAGGCCGGCACCCCGAACAGCTCGTTCAGGGTGCGCAGGATCACCACGTGCGAGGTGATGCCGTCGACATCATAGTCAGTGAGGATGCCGATGTGCTCGCCCTCGACGACCGCCCGGGCGATGCGCTCGGCGCCGCGCCGGGCGTCGGTGAGCCGCTCGGGATGCTCGAGATGGCGCAGGCTGGGTGTCACCAACGGTTCCAGCTCGCCCTGGTAGCCGGCGAGCCGCCCGGCGAGGATACGCGCCTGCAACTCGGAAAGCCCCGCATCGAGCCCACGCTGGTAGAGCGCCGCGTCGCGCGGGCGCGCCAGGATGCGCCGGGTCAGCAGGTCGCTGCTTGGGGATTTGCTCATAGGTTCGGTGATCACGACGGGCACGGCGGCTCCTTGCGACTCGGTCACGACGACGAATACGAGGGACGAGGGGCCGCGCGAGTCGGCCCCTGAATACCGGACGGCGAATCAGGCGGCTGGCGTGCGACGATGCTCGGCGACGAACGCCTGGACCACGGCCAGCTCGGCCGGCAGCACCGTATAGCGCTCCTCGCGCTCGAGCAGGTCGTCCATATGCGACGGCAAGGGCACGCCGGGAAAGCCGGCCTTGACCACGGCATCGGCGAACTTGGCCGGGTGGGCGGTGGCTAGGGTGATCATCGGCGTGGCGGCGTCCGCCCGGCAGACCTCGGCGGCGCGGTAGCCGGTAGCGGTGTGCGGGTCGAGCAGTTCCTTGGTGCGATGATGCGCCTCGCGGATCGCCTCGAGGATCGTCGCATCGTCGACGCTGTGGCTGGCGAATTTCTCGCGCAGCCGGGCCAGCGGCGCCTCGGCCAGCGCGGCGGGCTCGTGCTGGAAGCGTTCGAGCAGCGCGCATACCGCCTCGCCGTCGCGCTGGTAGGCGTCGAACAGCAACCGCTCGAAGTTCGACGACACCACGATGTCCATCGACGGCGCCAGCGTCGCTTCGAGTTCGCGCTTGGCGAAGTCGTTGTCGGCCAGCGTGCGGTGCAGGATGTCGTTGGCGTTGGTGGCGATCACGAACTGCTTGACCGGCAGGCCCATCTGGTAGGCCATGTAGCCGGCGAAGACGTTGCCGAAGTTGGCCGAGGGCACGCAGAAGCTGACCTCGCGGTGCGGCGCGCCGAGCGCCACGCCGGCGGCGACGTAGTAGACGATCTGCGCCATGATCCGCGCCCAGTTGATCGAATTCACTGCCACCAGCCGCGTACCGTCGAGGAACGCCTGGTCGGCGAAGCTGGCCTTGACCATCGCCTGGGCGTCGTCGAAGTTGCCCTCGATGGCGATGTTGAAGACGTTGTCGGCGAGCACCGAGGTCATCTGCCGGCGCTGCACTTCCGAGACGCGGTTGTGCGGATGCAGGATGAAGATGTCGAGATTGTCGCAATGCCGGCAGCCCTCGATCGCCGCCGAACCGGTATCGCCGGAGGTGGCGCCCATGATCACCGCACGCTCGCCACGCTTGATGAGGAAGTGATCGAGGATCCGGCCGAGCAGTTGCAGGGCGACATCCTTGAAGGCCAGGGTCGGGCCGTGGAACAGCTCGAGCAGGAAGTGGTTGCTGTCGAGCTGATTGAGCGGCACCACCGCCTCGTGGCTGAACGTCGCGTAGGCGTCGTGGACGATGTCGCGGAAGGTCGCGTCGTCGATCTCGCCGCCGACGAACGGTTTCATCACTCGGAAAGCGATCTCGGCGTAGGACAGCCCGGCCATCGCCGCGAGTTCGTCGCGCGAAAGTTGCGGCACGCGCTCGGGCACGTAGAGCCCGCCGTCGCTGGCCATGCCGGTGAGTACCACGTCTTCGAAGTTAAGCGCGGGCGCCTGCCCACGCGTGCTGATATAGCGCATGATTCACTCCGTGAGTGACGAGCTTCGAGCCTACGAGCCGCGAGCCATCTCGCTCGATGCCCGGAGCTCGCGGCTCGAAGCTGATGTCATTGCTGTTCGTCGAGCGACTCAACGCGGATCCGGGTCACCGGGCCGGCGATGTCCGACAGCGACTCGAGCTGGCGGATCACCTCGTTCATCTGCTTCTCGCGGGTGCGATGGGTGAGCAGGATGATCGGCACCAGCTCGCCCTCGGTGGCTTCCTTCTGGATGATCGCCTCGATCGAGATGCCCTGTTCGGAGAGGATCGTTGCCACCCGCGCCAGCACGCCGGGGCGGTCCACCGCCAGCAGCCGCAGGTAGTAGGCGGTGACGATGTCCTCCATGGGCAGGATCGGCAGGCTGTCATCGCCTTCGGTGATGCCGCTGAAGGCCAGGTAGGGCACCCGGTAATGATGTTCGGTGGCGATGTCGCGGGCCACGTCGAGCAGATCCGCGACCACCGCCGAGGCGGTCGGCTCGGCGCCCGCGCCGGCGCCGTAGTAGAGCGTCGGACCGACGGCATCGCCCATCACCGCGATGGCGTTCTTGACGCCGTGCACACTGGCCAGCAGGCGCTCCTTGGGGATCAGCGTGGGATGCACGCGCAACTCGAGACCGGCCTCGGTGCGCTTGGAAATGCCCAGGTGCTTGATGATGTAGCCGAGATTATCGGCCTGCTCGACGTCCTCGGCGGTGATCCGCGAGATGCCTTCGGTGTAGGCCTTCTCGAACTGCAGCGGCACGCCGTAGGCGATCGAGGCGAGGATGGTCAGCTTGTGGGCAGCGTCGATGCCCTCGACATCGAAGGTCGGGTCGGACTCGGCGTAGCCCAGCGCCTGAGCTTCGGCGAGCACGTCCTCGAAGGCCCGGCCCTCGTCGCGCATGTGGGTGAGGATGTAGTTGCCGGTGCCGTTGATGATCCCCGCCAGCCACTCGATGCAGTTGGCGCCGAGGCCTTCGCGGATCGACTTGATCACCGGAATGCCGCCGGCCACCGCCGCCTCGAAGGCGACGATCACCCCCTTGTCGTGGGCGGCCCGGAATATCTCGTTGCCGTGCACGGCGATCAGCGCCTTGTTGGCGGTGACCACGTGCTTGCCGTTGGCGATCGCCATCAGCACCAGTTCGCGGGCGACATCGTAGCCGCCGATCAGTTCGACCAGCACGTCGACGTCGGGATTCTGCGCCACCTCGAAGATGTCGGCGGTGACCTTGACGCCGGTGGTATCGCAATCAGGGTTGTCGCGCCGCGCGGCGACCTGCTCGATGACGATCGGCCGCCCCGCGCGACGCGCGATTTCGTCGGCGTTGCGCATCAGCACATTGAACGTGCCGCTACCGACGGTCCCCAGCCCACAGATACCCACTCTCACCGGTTTCAACGTCATGCTCCCTATCTTGTCTGTATGGTCTCGACCCGGCCTGCGGCCGAACGCTTGTCTCCAACGCCTCCGCTCTCAGCCGGACTTGCGTGTATCGAGGCCAAGCATGTTGGCCAGTCGCTCGGCGGAAACGTAACCCGGCACCATGCGCCCGTCGGGCAGCACGATGGTGGGTGTGCCCTGCACGCCCAGCTCGAGCCCCAGATAATACTGCTCCGAGACCGGATTGTCGCAATCCGGGGCATTACTCAGCGTGTCGCCCCGCTTGGCCGCGCTCAGCGCCTCGGCGGGATTGGCGGCACACCACACCTGGGCGAATTGCCGCGCACCGCCGGATTGCAGGCCGCTGCGCGGAAAGGCCAGGTACTCGACCTCGATGCCCATCTCGTTGAGCCGCGGCACTTCCTTGTGGAACTTGCGGGAATACGGGCAGGTGACGTCGGTGAAGACCTGGATGACGGCCCGGGGCTTTTCGCTGCCGCGGAAGACGATGCGCTGGTCTTCGGGCACGGCGGCCAGGCGTTTGGCGCGCTCGGCGTTATTGGCCTGCCGAGTCTGGTTGACCTGCCCCTCGGGGCGGTTGACGTTCAGCGCGCCGGCCTCCGGAGTCGCCGCCTGGGAGAGCACAGCGATCGACAGGGTGGCGATGGCCAGCAGGCCGGCGGACAGAGTGCGTGACCTTCGATGCATGATTCAACCTCGTGGATGGTGTTCGGCGTGCAGCGCCTCCAGGCGCGCCTGCGCCACATGGGTATAGATCTGCGTGGTCGATAGATCGCTATGCCCCAGCAGCAGCTGTACGACCCGCAGGTTAGCCCCATGATTCAACAGATGGGTGGCGAAAGCATGGCGCAGCGTGTGCGGCGACAGCGGCTTGTCGATCCCCGCCAGGCGTGCGTAATGCTTGACTCGGTGCCAGAAGGTCTGGCGGGTCATGAAGCCGTCGCGGCGCCCCGCAAACAGCGGCGCCTGACGGATATCGTCCATCAACTGCCCGCGCCCGCCGCGCAGATAGCGCTCGATCCAGCGCTGGGCCTCCTCGCCCATCGGCACCAGGCGCTCCTTGTCGCCCTTGCCCCGCACCCGCACCACCCCCTGGCGCAGATTGACGCTGTCCTGGCGCAGACCGACGAGTTCCGAGACCCGCAGCCCGCAGGCATACAACAGCTCGAGCATCGCCCGGTCGCGCAGCCCCAGCGGCGTCTCGACGTCGGGCGCCTCGAGCAGCCGCTCGACCTCGGCCTCGTCGAGGGTGTCGGGCAATCTGGCATGCACCCGCGGCAGCCGCACTTCCGTCAGCGGGTCAGCATCGCACATTCCCTGGGCCAGCGCCCAGCGGTAGAAGCGCCTGAGACTCGACAATAGCCGCGCGTTGCTGCGCAGTTGATAGCCCGCCCGGCGGCGCGCCTCCAGCCAGTCGGGCAGCGTCTCGCCCCCCGGCTCGAGCAGCGCAAGGCCACGTTCCGTCAGGCACGCGCACCAGGCCTGCAGGTCATGACGATAGGCGCTCAGGGTATGCTCGCTGGCGCCCTGGTCGAGCCACAGGGCATCGAGAAAGGCATCGATCAGTTGAGTGTCGTCATCGCGACCGCTCATGGTGTCGTCCTATGTCGTCGCCATTGCCCGATGCACAGGGCCAGATACGCAAGCCAGATACGCAAAACCCCGCCCCGCAGGATGCGGCGACGGGGTCGCGTGGCGCGCTGAAGCGGGCTTGTCAGGCCAGCTTTTCCTTGATTCGCGCCGACTTGCCGCTGCGCTCGCGGAGGTAGTAGAGCTTGGCCTGACGCACGTCGCCGCGACGCTTGACCTCGATGGTCGCCACCTGCGGGCTGTAGGTCTGGAAGGTCCGTTCGACGCCGACACCGTGGGACACCTTGCGCACGGTGAAGGCGGAGTTCAGGCCGCGGTTGCGCTTGCCGATCACCACGCCCTCGAAGGCCTGCAGACGCTCGCGAGCGCCCTCGACGACCTTGACCTGCACGATCACAGTGTCACCGGGAGAGAACTCCGGAACGGCCTTCTCCATCTGCTCGGCCTCGAGCGCCTGGATCACCTTGTTCTTGCTACTCATGATGCAACTCCTTGACTGATGTTCTTGCCGGGCGGGTCGCGCCGTGCCTTGGCACGGTGACTGACGGTCCTTTGGCGACCGCACACGCCCGCCTGGCGTGTGATCCCGACGCTCAACGACGCGGGAACGAGTATGGGTGACGCGTGGCGCTCGCGCTAGCCGGTCTCGACCGGCCCCGGGCCACGCTCCTCCGCCGGGTCGGCGTGTTCGGCGATGAAGGCCTCGAGCAACTCGCGCTGCTCGGCGTTCAACGCCTGGCTCTGCAACAGCTCGGGGCGCCTGAGCCAGGTGCGCCCCAGCGACTGCTTGAGGCGCCAGCGACGAATCATTTCATGGTTGCCGCTGAGCAGCACGTCCGGCACCCGACGCCCGTCGATCGTCTCGGGGCGCGTATAGTGCGGACAGTCCAGCAAACCGTCGCTGAAGGAGTCCTCCACGGCGGACCCCTGATGGCCGAGCACCCCCGGCACCAGGCGGGCCGCCGCGTCGATCAGCACCATCG
The genomic region above belongs to Halomonas zincidurans B6 and contains:
- a CDS encoding OmpP1/FadL family transporter, whose translation is MHNKINKLTIAIAAASAALVSSQAMAGGFQLNEQSVSSQGTAFAGRSSNVTDASIVFGNPAGMSFLDRAQVTAGATYLDVESEINNASGTFPGSNEGDMVPGKTVPFGYFVQPINDNLHFGLGVYAPFGVITDYEDGFEGRYFGNYSDVSVITVQPTLSIKFNSQFSAGFGITYNRIKGELEKATLGASGDGSVNVQGDDEAYGFTFGLMYKPVESTTFGITYRSDVDYELEGDFDTRNVYVGNGITLPNASYDASLDITLPETIDFSVTHDVNDRWTLMAGAALVKWSSFDQLVIENDSPLGTRTEVQDYDDAWQYAVGTAYQLSPSWVVRAGLAYDESPISDEVRTVRVPTGDRMIYSLGAGWTPVPDLTIDVAYTYIDEDTAPVDESSATAGSYQADYDNSINGFGAQLTYRF
- a CDS encoding MerR family transcriptional regulator, whose translation is MKVIELARSAGVTAETVRHYTREGLLHPERDPRNGYQCYGNDSLTRLRFIQRARTLGFSLREIGEILGHADHGDSPCPMVRDLLAARLPEIQQRISELEQLAARMGSALNSWAEMPDGVPDGNTICQLIEHWNQPCQSANSVHERDRSTPRHHLAADPGGLTYGG
- a CDS encoding VOC family protein gives rise to the protein MPTLNGVLETALYVADMPRARDFFETVLGLAPFTADHRFTAYDVGNRTVLLLFLHGETGQTVILPDAMGTIPPHDGAGRSHMALAIDADQLGAWQARLAEHTVEIEGRTHWPRGGESLYFRDPDGHLLELATPGVWPSY
- a CDS encoding single-stranded-DNA-specific exonuclease RecJ, which produces MSKSPSSDLLTRRILARPRDAALYQRGLDAGLSELQARILAGRLAGYQGELEPLVTPSLRHLEHPERLTDARRGAERIARAVVEGEHIGILTDYDVDGITSHVVILRTLNELFGVPACKLHSLIGHRIFDGYGISLPLVERALALSPRPSVIITADCGSSDEPRIARLREAGIDVIVSDHHALPVEGPPASAYATINPTREDCGFPDPTIAGCMVAWLLMSLSRAVLIEIGHASPSTPKLSPWLSYVALGTVADCVSLGGSAINRAVVTQGLTLINRMQSPCWRVMAERLGADSTPFDAETLAFQMGPRINARSRLDDPYAALHFMLAADDASAREHLEVLDADNQSRKAIEAEMTELARERAMAQLAEGARVVIVHLDQGHAGVQGIVASRLVQAFGRPALVLTPAVTPGMLTGSGRSIDGLHLRDALQRAYELAPQALPRFGGHRGAAGVGVPRERLEEFAAALRQAADEQLGECELYPCVYTDGELLAAQLCLTTLDELERLAPFGREFDAPLFDGEFLVDGLRVVGADGSHVMLTLSQGQASVRAIWFRALTPGELPAFDLGARLRCAYKLSRNRWKGRESLQLMIEHAEPVH
- the thrC gene encoding threonine synthase translates to MRYISTRGQAPALNFEDVVLTGMASDGGLYVPERVPQLSRDELAAMAGLSYAEIAFRVMKPFVGGEIDDATFRDIVHDAYATFSHEAVVPLNQLDSNHFLLELFHGPTLAFKDVALQLLGRILDHFLIKRGERAVIMGATSGDTGSAAIEGCRHCDNLDIFILHPHNRVSEVQRRQMTSVLADNVFNIAIEGNFDDAQAMVKASFADQAFLDGTRLVAVNSINWARIMAQIVYYVAAGVALGAPHREVSFCVPSANFGNVFAGYMAYQMGLPVKQFVIATNANDILHRTLADNDFAKRELEATLAPSMDIVVSSNFERLLFDAYQRDGEAVCALLERFQHEPAALAEAPLARLREKFASHSVDDATILEAIREAHHRTKELLDPHTATGYRAAEVCRADAATPMITLATAHPAKFADAVVKAGFPGVPLPSHMDDLLEREERYTVLPAELAVVQAFVAEHRRTPAA
- a CDS encoding homoserine dehydrogenase, whose product is MKPVRVGICGLGTVGSGTFNVLMRNADEIARRAGRPIVIEQVAARRDNPDCDTTGVKVTADIFEVAQNPDVDVLVELIGGYDVARELVLMAIANGKHVVTANKALIAVHGNEIFRAAHDKGVIVAFEAAVAGGIPVIKSIREGLGANCIEWLAGIINGTGNYILTHMRDEGRAFEDVLAEAQALGYAESDPTFDVEGIDAAHKLTILASIAYGVPLQFEKAYTEGISRITAEDVEQADNLGYIIKHLGISKRTEAGLELRVHPTLIPKERLLASVHGVKNAIAVMGDAVGPTLYYGAGAGAEPTASAVVADLLDVARDIATEHHYRVPYLAFSGITEGDDSLPILPMEDIVTAYYLRLLAVDRPGVLARVATILSEQGISIEAIIQKEATEGELVPIILLTHRTREKQMNEVIRQLESLSDIAGPVTRIRVESLDEQQ
- a CDS encoding DsbC family protein, with the translated sequence MHRRSRTLSAGLLAIATLSIAVLSQAATPEAGALNVNRPEGQVNQTRQANNAERAKRLAAVPEDQRIVFRGSEKPRAVIQVFTDVTCPYSRKFHKEVPRLNEMGIEVEYLAFPRSGLQSGGARQFAQVWCAANPAEALSAAKRGDTLSNAPDCDNPVSEQYYLGLELGVQGTPTIVLPDGRMVPGYVSAERLANMLGLDTRKSG
- the xerD gene encoding site-specific tyrosine recombinase XerD, with amino-acid sequence MSGRDDDTQLIDAFLDALWLDQGASEHTLSAYRHDLQAWCACLTERGLALLEPGGETLPDWLEARRRAGYQLRSNARLLSSLRRFYRWALAQGMCDADPLTEVRLPRVHARLPDTLDEAEVERLLEAPDVETPLGLRDRAMLELLYACGLRVSELVGLRQDSVNLRQGVVRVRGKGDKERLVPMGEEAQRWIERYLRGGRGQLMDDIRQAPLFAGRRDGFMTRQTFWHRVKHYARLAGIDKPLSPHTLRHAFATHLLNHGANLRVVQLLLGHSDLSTTQIYTHVAQARLEALHAEHHPRG
- the rplS gene encoding 50S ribosomal protein L19 is translated as MSSKNKVIQALEAEQMEKAVPEFSPGDTVIVQVKVVEGARERLQAFEGVVIGKRNRGLNSAFTVRKVSHGVGVERTFQTYSPQVATIEVKRRGDVRQAKLYYLRERSGKSARIKEKLA